The Raphanus sativus cultivar WK10039 chromosome 2, ASM80110v3, whole genome shotgun sequence genome includes a region encoding these proteins:
- the LOC108843399 gene encoding uncharacterized protein LOC108843399, producing MEDLWKRAKSFAEEAAKKSQTITLQSSSTTFVNLVSETAKKSKEFAIEASKKAEQINVSDFVSETAKKSKEFAAEVSTKADQLKVVAMKQADQIQNMKSIADIIPPQLAAFGSGSGSGSVVSEEELLSFGITDDLREFVKGLTSDTFKAFPEQDESSEVSELGTTESNVRKDLSEWQERHATLVLGSVKQISKLRYELCPRVMKERRFWRIYFTLVSTHVAPYERKYMEELRNKAESKDEEAKKTPGAGGTETAEKNVTKNRTSTASSEQDLDTFLLGDLEDSDEAPDDGDGEGSLDDDDFDKIGNSDVDEEKKKETTAAN from the exons ATGGAGGATCTATGGAAGAGGGCGAAATCATTCGCGGAGGAAGCAGCGAAGAAGTCTCAAACCATAACCTTACAATCATCCTCCACCACCTTCGTCAACCTCGTCTCCGAGACGGCCAAGAAATCCAAGGAGTTCGCGATCGAAGCCTCCAAGAAGGCCGAGCAGATCAACGTCTCCGATTTCGTCTCCGAGACGGCGAAGAAGTCCAAGGAGTTCGCCGCCGAGGTGTCCACGAAGGCGGATCAGCTCAAGGTCGTCGCGATGAAGCAGGCGGATCAGATCCAGAACATGAAGTCCATTGCTGATATCATTCCGCCTCAGCTCGCGGCGTTTGGGTCCGGATCGGGATCTGGATCTGTTGTCTCGGAGGAGGAGTTGTTGAGCTTTGGGATCACGGATGATCTCAGAGAGTTTGTTAAGGGATTGACCTCTGATACGTTCAAGGCTTTCCCTGAACAAG ATGAATCGTCGGAAGTTTCTGAATTGGGAACGACTGAGTCGAATGTAAGGAAGGATCTATCGGAGTGGCAGGAGAGACATGCTACTCTTGTTCTTGGCTCTGTCAAG CAAATTTCGAAGCTGAGGTATGAGTTATGCCCAAGAGTTATGAAAGAGAGGAGATTCTGGAGGATATACTTCACCTTAGTCAGCACTCATGTTGCACC GTATGAGAGGAAGTACATGGAGGAACTTAGGAACAAAGCAGAGAGTAAAGATGAAGAAGCTAAGAAGACACCAGGAGCTGGAGGGACAGAAACAGCTGAAAAGAATGTGACAAAGAATAGAACATCTACTGCATCCTCTGAGCAGGATCTCGATACATTCCTCTTGGGAGATCTAGAAGACAGCGACGAAGCTCCTG atgatggtgatggtgaagGAAgcctagatgatgatgattttgaCAAGATTGGCAACTCC GATGTTgatgaagagaaaaagaaagagacaacTGCAGCAAactag
- the LOC108832186 gene encoding uncharacterized protein LOC108832186 codes for MGDRNVRMMLPMSVQCNRCGNYIYKGTRFNSRKEDVIGETYLGIQIFRFYFRCTHCDAELTMKTDPKNSDCIAESGATRYSPWT; via the exons ATGGGAGACCGAAACGTTCGTATGATGCTTCCCATGAGTGTTCAATGCAATAGATGCGGAAACTATATCTACAAGGGAACCAGATTCAATTCGCGTAAAGAAGACGTCATCGGCGAG ACATATCTTGGGATTCAAATCTTTAGATTCTACTTCAGGTGCACCCATTGCGATGCAGAGCTGACAATGAAGACTGATCCAAAAAATTCAGATTGTATTGCAGAATCTGGGGCAACTCGTTATTCACCTTGGACTTAG
- the LOC108832168 gene encoding uncharacterized protein LOC108832168, which translates to MGDRNVRMMLPMSVQCNRCGNYIYKGTRFNSRKEDVIGETYLGIQIFRFYFRCTHCDAELTMKTDPKNSDCIAESGATRYSPWT; encoded by the exons ATGGGAGACCGAAACGTTCGTATGATGCTTCCCATGAGTGTCCAATGCAATAGATGCGGAAACTATATCTACAAGGGAACCAGATTCAATTCGCGTAAAGAAGACGTCATCGGCGAG ACATATCTCGGGATTCAAATCTTTAGATTCTACTTCAGGTGCACCCACTGCGATGCAGAGCTGACAATGAAGACTGATCCAAAAAATTCAGATTGTATTGCAGAATCTGGGGCAACTCGTTATTCACCCTGGACTTAG
- the LOC108832177 gene encoding F-box/LRR-repeat/kelch-repeat protein At1g09650-like, protein MTLPRATLRTLSVGATSLFLENHSTYHLQLHPSPFKFPRVTSFGIRITSGSCDGLACLYSTFLTYVINPATRWYRKVPESRCQARVKALLERDFVAIKARQVPQIKLFPSLGFGKDNITGVYKLVWLCSSTYLNGDNQNNNTCEVFSFDSNNNTWNEVVVSCPDPVIHNMSPVHAHGSLHWLIDSLLETQLLSFDLHTETFTVVTNLPVAYSTIHHITMFTLNNRLCLSEYEGEIQTIWSFNQDNMTWDNTYSINLRSTFSCMEFEYLCAVPPITPLSDDRFLLYDFSHCEEKLVLYNYRLNSFSKFFKVPFSSPGISYYQSLVTL, encoded by the coding sequence ATGACGCTTCCGCGCGCCACACTTAGAACACTCAGTGTGGGAGCAACATCACTTTTCTTGGAGAACCATAGTACTTACCATCTCCAACTCCATCCTTCGCCGTTCAAATTTCCACGTGTAACTAGTTTTGGTATTCGAATTACTTCGGGGAGTTGTGATGGTCTCGCTTGCTTATACTCAACCTTCTTGACGTATGTGATCAATCCCGCTACAAGATGGTACCGTAAAGTCCCCGAGTCGAGATGTCAAGCACGTGTTAAAGCCCTTTTGGAGCGTGACTTTGTAGCCATTAAGGCGCGCCAAGTGCCGCAGATCAAGTTGTTCCCTTCACTAGGATTCGGTAAAGACAATATCACAGGGGTATACAAGTTGGTTTGGTTGTGTAGCTCTACCTACTTAAACGGGGACAACCAAAATAACAATACATGTGAGGTTTTCTCTTTCgacagcaacaacaacactTGGAACGAAGTGGTTGTTTCTTGCCCTGATCCAGTAATACACAATATGTCCCCAGTGCACGCACATGGATCCCTCCATTGGCTCATCGACTCCCTCCTAGAAACACAACTCTTATCTTTCGATCTTCACACCGAAACTTTTACGGTAGTGACAAACTTACCTGTTGCCTACTCAACAATTCACCACATCACCATGTTCACCTTGAATAACCGCCTATGCTTGTCGGAATATGAGGGAGAGATACAAACCATATGGTCGTTCAATCAAGACAACATGACTTGGGACAATACCTACTCCATAAATCTCCGTTCAACTTTCTCTTGCATGGAATTTGAATATCTTTGCGCAGTCCCACCGATCACACCCCTTTCTGACGACAGGTTTTTGCTTTATGATTTCAGCCACTGCGAGGAGAAGCTAGTGCTATATAATTATCGGTTAAATTCATTTAGTAAGTTTTTCAAGGTTCCATTTAGTTCGCCCGGTATTTCTTATTACCAAAGCTTGGTTACTCTTTAA
- the LOC130508485 gene encoding uncharacterized protein LOC130508485, with protein sequence MTIPCECRRISLDKADNHTDDASPSTAHLPRRSFSIDRTSLFVFASLSTILLTLISISLTAGCDLFIRYVARTSALEYEDFNSAKSRLLERAEKFGEISCKVRYMLLYALCVPIRYEIIAKGRPDGTGVLLSNELSKLDVPVKLLLDSAVAYSMDEVDMVFVGADGVVESGDVINMMGIYQMALVAHSMNKPVYVAAESYKRKDGHEFLVAFKRSKKMSHRKPPSPRGFPETYTR encoded by the exons ATGACTATTCCTTGtgaatg CCGGCGAATCTCTCTTGACAAAGCCGATAATCATACCGACGATGCTTCTCCCTCGACGGCGCATCTCCCTCGACGTAGCTTCTCCATAGACCGCACCTCTCTCTTCGTCTTCGCTTCTCTCTCGACGATTCTTCTCACCTTGATTTCGATCTCTTTGACTGCTGGATGCGATCTGTTTATCAGATACGTGGCGAGGACGTCTGCTTTGGAGTACGAGGATTTTAACTCGGCTAAGTCGCGTCTCCTTGAACGTGCTGAGAAGTTTGGTGAAATCTCTTGCAAGGTAAg gtacatgttgttgtATGCTCTCTGTGTTCCTATTAGGTATGAAATCATAGCCA AGGGAAGGCCGGATGGAACAGGAGTTTTGTTATCAAATGAGCTATCGAAGCTCGACGTTCCTGTGAAGCTGCTGCTTGATTCAGCTGTGGCGTATAGCATGGACGAGGTGGACATGGTGTTTGTGGGAGCAGATGGAGTTGTAGAAAGTGGCGATGTTATCAACATGATGGGAATTTATCAAATGGCGCTAGTCGCGCACAGTATGAACAAGCCGGTCTATGTTGCAGCCGAGAGTTACAAG AGAAAAGATGGCCATGAAT TTCTCGTCGCTTTCAAACGCTCAAAGAAGATGAGCCACAGGAAACCACCTTCTCCTCGTGGCTTTCCGGAAACTTACACCAGATAG
- the LOC108843400 gene encoding transcription factor BIM2 isoform X2 — translation MRTGKGNQEEEDYGGGEEDLGSKREGPSSASRDAKESDKASAIRSKHSVTEQRRRSKINERFQVLRELIPNSEQKRDTASFLLEVIDYVQYLQEKVQKYEGSYPGWSQEPTKLTPWRNNHWRVQSLANHPVAVVNNGSVPVIPFHGKFEENAIIASAHAPVAELQNPVESVKERALASSQPELDDKRLPVHPLVQGEQSNNNNECPAAGHGLGLSDDLVIEGGTISISTVYSHELLSSLTQALQNAGIDLSHAKLSVQIDLGKRANPSNKNPLSSHIDEGATRSRNPSVEEDSEHSHKRMKTLSHFS, via the exons ATGAGAACCGGAAAAGGAAACCAAGAGGAGGAAGATTacggaggaggagaagaggaCTTGGGATCGAAACGGGAAGGTCCTTCTTCCGCGAGCAGAG ATGCGAAGGAGAGTGATAAGGCTAGTGCGATACGGTCTAAGCACTCGGTGACGGAGCAGCGGAGAAGAAGCAAAATCAATGAAAG ATTTCAGGTATTGAGAGAGCTGATTCCCAACAGTGAACAGAAACGAGATACTGCGTCTTTTCTTTTAGAG GTGATAGATTATGTCCAGTATTTACAAGAGAAGGTGCAAAAGTATGAAGGATCATATCCTGGATGGAGTCAGGAACCAACTAAGTTGACACCTTGG AGGAACAATCACTGGCGAGTTCAGAGTTTAGCAAACCATCCAGTAGCTGTAGTAAACAATGGATCTGTTCCGGTGATACCATTTCATGGAAAGTTTGAAGAGAACGCTATTATTGCCTCTGCACATGCACCTGTTGCAGAACTGCAAAACCCTGTTGAATCTGTTAAAGAAAGAGCTTTAGCCTCCAGTCAACCTGAGTTAGATGACAAGAGATTACCAGTCCATCCATTGGTACAGGGTGAAcaatctaataataataatgaatgTCCTGCAGCAGGTCATGGGCTAGGCCTAAGTGACGACCTGGTTATTGAAGGTGGAACCATTAGCATCTCTACTGTCTACTCGCATGA GCTATTAAGCTCATTAACACAAGCACTCCAGAACGCAGGCATTGATCTGTCCCATGCTAAGCTTTCTGTGCAGATCGATCTTGGGAAGCGAGCCAATCCATCGAATAAG AATCCATTATCATCTCATATTGATGAAGGCGCTACACGTTCAAGGAATCCAAGCGTTGAGGAAGACTCTGAACATTCTCATAAGCGGATGAAAACACTGTCACATTTCTCTTAG
- the LOC108832160 gene encoding F-box protein At1g11270-like yields the protein MPKRKRDDVIISPSWKVYIPQDVVQEILIRLAVKSLLRLKAVSKTWRSQIESRTFHDRHLRHQHKSRNLSVLVFNDDDDASATLRTLSVGATSLSLENHSTYHLQLHPSPFKFPRVTSFGIRITSGSCDGLACLYSTFLTYVINPATRWYRKVPESRCQARIKALFERTLIASKEGQVPQIKSFPALGFGKDNVTGVYKLVWLCSSTYLNGDNQNNNTCEVFSFDSNNNTWNDVVVSCPDPVVHNMPPVHAHGSLHWLIDSLLEKQLLSFDLHTETFTVVTKLPVAYSTIHHITMCTLNNRLCLSEYKGEIQTVWSFNQDNMTWDNTYSINLRSTLTCMEYEYHYAVPPITPLSDDRLLLYDFSDGEEKLVLYNYRLNSFSKFLKAPFSSPGISYYQSLVTL from the coding sequence ATGCCTAAAAGAAAGAGAGACGACGTTATCATTAGTCCGAGCTGGAAAGTATATATACCCCAAGATGTGGTGCAAGAGATTCTCATAAGACTTGCTGTGAAATCGTTATTGAGATTGAAAGCTGTTTCGAAAACATGGAGAAGCCAAATCGAATCTCGTACTTTCCATGACAGACATCTCAGACATCAGCACAAATCTCGAAACCTGAGTGTCTTAGTATTCAACGATGACGATGACGCTTCCGCCACACTTAGAACACTCAGTGTGGGAGCAACATCACTTTCCTTGGAGAACCATAGTACTTACCATCTCCAACTCCATCCTTCGCCGTTCAAATTTCCACGTGTAACTAGTTTTGGTATTCGAATTACTTCGGGGAGTTGTGATGGTCTCGCTTGCTTATACTCAACCTTCTTGACGTATGTGATCAATCCCGCTACAAGATGGTACCGTAAAGTCCCCGAGTCGAGATGTCAAGCACGTATTAAAGCCCTTTTCGAGCGTACTTTGATAGCCAGTAAGGAGGGTCAAGTGCCGCAGATCAAGTCATTCCCTGCACTAGGATTCGGTAAAGACAATGTGACAGGGGTATACAAGTTGGTTTGGTTGTGTAGCTCTACCTACTTAAATGGGGACAACCAAAATAACAATACATGTGAGGTTTTCTCTTTTgacagcaacaacaacactTGGAACGATGTGGTCGTTTCATGCCCTGATCCAGTAGTACACAATATGCCCCCAGTGCACGCACATGGATCCCTCCATTGGCTCATCGACTCCCTCCTAGAAAAACAACTCTTATCATTCGATCTTCACACCGAAACTTTTACGGTAGTGACAAAATTACCTGTCGCCTACTCAACAATTCACCACATCACCATGTGCACCTTGAATAACCGCCTATGCTTGTCGGAGTATAAGGGAGAGATACAAACCGTATGGTCGTTCAATCAAGACAACATGACTTGGGACAATACCTACTCCATAAATCTCCGTTCAACTCTCACTTGCATGGAATATGAATATCATTACGCAGTCCCACCGATCACACCCCTTTCTGACGACAGGTTATTGCTTTATGATTTCAGCGACGGCGAGGAGAAGCTAGTGCTATATAATTATCGGTTAAATTCGTTTAGTAAGTTTCTCAAGGCTCCGTTTAGTTCGCCCGGTATTTCTTATTACCAAAGCTTGGTCACCCTTTAA
- the LOC108843400 gene encoding transcription factor BIM2 isoform X1, producing MRTGKGNQEEEDYGGGEEDLGSKREGPSSASRADAKESDKASAIRSKHSVTEQRRRSKINERFQVLRELIPNSEQKRDTASFLLEVIDYVQYLQEKVQKYEGSYPGWSQEPTKLTPWRNNHWRVQSLANHPVAVVNNGSVPVIPFHGKFEENAIIASAHAPVAELQNPVESVKERALASSQPELDDKRLPVHPLVQGEQSNNNNECPAAGHGLGLSDDLVIEGGTISISTVYSHELLSSLTQALQNAGIDLSHAKLSVQIDLGKRANPSNKNPLSSHIDEGATRSRNPSVEEDSEHSHKRMKTLSHFS from the exons ATGAGAACCGGAAAAGGAAACCAAGAGGAGGAAGATTacggaggaggagaagaggaCTTGGGATCGAAACGGGAAGGTCCTTCTTCCGCGAGCAGAG CAGATGCGAAGGAGAGTGATAAGGCTAGTGCGATACGGTCTAAGCACTCGGTGACGGAGCAGCGGAGAAGAAGCAAAATCAATGAAAG ATTTCAGGTATTGAGAGAGCTGATTCCCAACAGTGAACAGAAACGAGATACTGCGTCTTTTCTTTTAGAG GTGATAGATTATGTCCAGTATTTACAAGAGAAGGTGCAAAAGTATGAAGGATCATATCCTGGATGGAGTCAGGAACCAACTAAGTTGACACCTTGG AGGAACAATCACTGGCGAGTTCAGAGTTTAGCAAACCATCCAGTAGCTGTAGTAAACAATGGATCTGTTCCGGTGATACCATTTCATGGAAAGTTTGAAGAGAACGCTATTATTGCCTCTGCACATGCACCTGTTGCAGAACTGCAAAACCCTGTTGAATCTGTTAAAGAAAGAGCTTTAGCCTCCAGTCAACCTGAGTTAGATGACAAGAGATTACCAGTCCATCCATTGGTACAGGGTGAAcaatctaataataataatgaatgTCCTGCAGCAGGTCATGGGCTAGGCCTAAGTGACGACCTGGTTATTGAAGGTGGAACCATTAGCATCTCTACTGTCTACTCGCATGA GCTATTAAGCTCATTAACACAAGCACTCCAGAACGCAGGCATTGATCTGTCCCATGCTAAGCTTTCTGTGCAGATCGATCTTGGGAAGCGAGCCAATCCATCGAATAAG AATCCATTATCATCTCATATTGATGAAGGCGCTACACGTTCAAGGAATCCAAGCGTTGAGGAAGACTCTGAACATTCTCATAAGCGGATGAAAACACTGTCACATTTCTCTTAG
- the LOC108832198 gene encoding F-box/LRR-repeat/kelch-repeat protein At1g09650-like: MPKRKRDDVIISPSWEVYIPQDVVQEILIRLAVKSLLRFKAVSKTWRTEIESRTFHDRHLRHQQKSRNLSVLVFDDDNPASATFRTLSVGATSLSLENHSTYHLQLHPSTFKFSCVTSTGIQITESCDGLVCLYSTFLTYVINPATRWYRKVPESRCQARVKALLERDFIAIKARQVPQIKSFPELGFGKDNITGVYKLVWLCSSTYLNGDDQNNNTCEVFSFDSNNNTWYDVVVSCPDPVIHHMPPVHAHGSLHWLIDSLLETQMLSFDLHTETFTVGTKLPVAYSTIHHITMFTLNNRLCLSEYEGEIQTIWSFNQDNMTWDNTYSINLGSTFSCMEFEYLCAVPPITLLSDDRFLLYDFSYCEEKLVLYNYRLNSFSKFFKVPFSSPGISYYQSLVTL; this comes from the coding sequence ATGCCTAAAAGAAAGAGAGACGACGTTATCATTAGTCCGAGCTGGGAAGTATATATACCCCAAGATGTGGTGCAAGAGATTCTCATAAGACTTGCCGTGAAATCATTATTGAGATTCAAAGCTGTTTCGAAAACATGGAGAACCGAAATCGAATCCCGTACTTTCCATGACAGACATCTGAGGCATCAGCAAAAATCTCGAAACCTGAGTGTCTTAGTATTCGACGATGACAATCCCGCTTCCGCCACATTTAGAACACTGAGTGTGGGAGCAACATCACTTTCCTTAGAGAACCATAGTACTTACCATCTCCAACTCCATCCTTCGACGTTCAAATTTTCATGTGTAACTAGTACTGGTATTCAAATTACGGAGAGTTGTGATGGTCTCGTTTGCCTATACTCAACTTTCTTGACGTATGTGATCAATCCGGCTACAAGATGGTACCGTAAAGTCCCCGAGTCGAGATGTCAAGCACGTGTTAAAGCCCTTTTGGAGCGTGATTTTATAGCCATTAAGGCGCGCCAAGTGCCGCAGATCAAGTCGTTCCCTGAACTAGGATTCGGTAAAGACAATATCACAGGGGTATACAAGTTGGTTTGGTTGTGTAGCTCTACCTACTTAAACGGGGACGACCAAAATAACAACACATGCGAGGTTTTCTCTTTCGACAGCAACAACAATACTTGGTACGATGTGGTTGTTTCTTGCCCTGATCCCGTAATACACCATATGCCCCCAGTGCACGCACATGGATCCCTCCATTGGCTCATCGACTCCCTCCTAGAAACACAAATGTTATCTTTCGATCTTCACACCGAAACTTTTACGGTAGGGACAAAATTACCTGTTGCCTACTCAACAATTCACCACATCACCATGTTCACCTTGAATAACCGCCTATGCTTGTCGGAGTATGAGGGAGAGATACAAACCATATGGTCGTTCAATCAAGACAACATGACTTGGGACAATACCTACTCCATAAATCTCGGTTCAACTTTCTCTTGCATGGAATTTGAATATCTTTGCGCAGTCCCACCGATCACACTCCTTTCTGACGACAGGTTTTTGCTTTATGATTTCAGCTACTGCGAGGAGAAGCTAGTGCTATATAATTATCGGTTAAATTCATTTAGTAAGTTTTTCAAGGTTCCATTTAGTTCGCCCGGTATTTCTTATTACCAAAGCTTGGTTACTCTTTAA
- the LOC108835972 gene encoding pentatricopeptide repeat-containing protein At1g68980, mitochondrial: MLRKTLTLLPRTRRPFSSSSSSPKPLTHLQRSSFESLDTDQAWKLFRSFAASSSLPDKPLLNSLITHLSSSLHLDNTTTPPLRHRLKRAFVSAAYVIEKDPTLLESDTLLTLFQSMKLAKAASPALALIKCMFKNRFFVPFHLWGSLIIDTCRETGTLVPFLKLFNESCRVAVDEKLDYMKPNLEACNAALEACCLHLESLPDAESVIELMSVIGVKPDESTFGFLGYLYAIKGLKEKIKEIESLMDGNKRVLYSNLISGYVKIGDLDSVSDVILQSLCSFSEETYCEIVKGFIESKKVKSLATLIIEAHKLEESLCTTESDKSVGFGIVNACVDLGFSGKSILDEMDAQGGCGGIGVYVPILKAYCKENRTSEATQLVTEISSSGVVQLDVETYEALIEASMTKQDFVSALALFRDMREMTRVSDLKGSYLTIMTGLLESQRPELMAKFVEEVLEDTRVEVKSHDWNSIIHAFCKSKRVEDAKRTFRRMVFLRYEPNQQTYLSLIGGYVSCGRYFEVVVLWKEFKEEGRTKLDHGLADAFLNALVKGGFFGTAMQVVEKCREMKIFVDKWRYKAVFMEALKKVRLPKLRKRKMKKIEFLDAFKNWVGITT, encoded by the coding sequence ATGTTGAGAAAAACTCTAACTTTACTCCCACGAACAAGAAGAcccttctcctcttcttcttcttcgcctaAACCCCTAACCCATCTCCAAAGATCCTCCTTTGAATCCCTCGACACCGATCAAGCATGGAAGCTCTTCCGCTCCTTCGCCGCCTCTTCCTCTCTCCCCGACAAGCCTCTCCTCAACTCCCTCATCACCCACTTATCCTCCTCCCTCCACCTCGACAACACCACCACTCCCCCCCTCAGACACAGACTCAAACGCGCATTCGTCTCCGCCGCTTACGTCATCGAGAAAGACCCAACCCTTCTCGAATCCGACACTCTCCTCACTCTCTTCCAATCCATGAAACTCGCCAAAGCCGCCTCCCCCGCCTTGGCGTTAATCAAGTGTATGTTCAAAAACAGATTCTTCGTTCCGTTCCATCTCTGGGGGAGTTTAATCATCGACACGTGCCGCGAAACCGGCACTTTAGTTCCCTTTCTCAAACTCTTTAACGAGAGCTGCAGAGTCGCAGTGGACGAGAAGCTTGATTACATGAAACCTAATCTGGAAGCTTGTAACGCTGCTCTCGAAGCGTGTTGTCTGCATCTAGAGTCTCTACCCGATGCCGAGAGTGTGATTGAGTTGATGTCTGTGATCGGTGTGAAGCCTGACGAGTCCACCTTCGGGTTTCTCGGCTATTTATACGCGATAAAGGGACTTAAAGAGAAGATAAAGGAGATTGAGAGTTTGATGGATGGTAATAAGAGAGTTCTTTACTCTAATTTGATAAGCGGTTATGTTAAGATTGGTGATTTAGATAGTGTTTCCGATGTTATACTACAAAGTCTTTGTAGTTTCAGTGAAGAAACGTATTGTGAGATTGTGAAAGGGTTTATAGAGAGTAAGAAGGTGAAGAGTTTAGCTACACTGATAATAGAAGCACACAAGCTGGAGGAGTCTCTGTGTACTACTGAGTCAGACAAGTCAGTTGGGTTTGGTATCGTTAACGCTTGTGTTGATCTTGGGTTTTCGGGTAAGAGTATACTCGATGAGATGGATGCTCAGGGAGGATGTGGTGGGATCGGTGTTTATGTACCTATCTTGAAGGCTTACTGCAAAGAGAACAGAACATCTGAAGCTACTCAGCTTGTTACAGAGATCAGCAGCTCCGGAGTTGTTCAGCTAGATGTGGAGACTTACGAAGCTTTGATCGAAGCTTCCATGACAAAACAGGACTTTGTGTCTGCGCTTGCGTTGTTTAGGGACATGAGAGAGATGACGAGAGTGAGTGATTTGAAAGGGAGCTACTTGACAATCATGACGGGACTTCTCGAGAGTCAGAGACCAGAGTTGATGGCAAAGTTTGTGGAGGAGGTTCTTGAAGATACGAGAGTGGAAGTGAAGTCACACGATTGGAACTCGATTATTCACGCCTTTTGTAAGTCCAAGCGAGTGGAAGATGCAAAGAGGACGTTTAGGAGGATGGTGTTTCTTCGGTACGAGCCGAACCAACAGACGTACTTGTCGTTGATCGGTGGATACGTGAGCTGCGGAAGGTACTTTGAGGTTGTGGTGTTGTGGAAAGAGTTCAAAGAGGAGGGGAGAACGAAGTTGGACCATGGTCTCGCGGATGCGTTCTTGAATGCGTTGGTTAAGGGAGGGTTCTTTGGGACAGCGATGCAGGTGGTGGAGAAGTGTAGGGAGATGAAGATATTCGTGGATAAGTGGAGGTACAAGGCGGTGTTCATGGAGGCTCTGAAGAAGGTTAGGTTGCCGAagttgaggaagaggaagatgaagaagattgaGTTTCTTGATGCCTTTAAGAACTGGGTTGGGATCACCACATGA